One genomic window of Maribacter aquivivus includes the following:
- a CDS encoding site-2 protease family protein — MKGFLELGKILGIKIEIHWTFALLLIWIGLVEFENSGNLEKVIISQGLILVLMACVVLHELGHAFMARKFNIKTNSIILLPIGGVATLDEIPKKPKQELLIALAGPTVNIIITLILALVIPLRSYFNFDTVLIDEQLYEPTFQNLLFYLFIANLMLVIFNLIPAFPMDGGRVLRALLSFRLSRVEATNIASGIAQGLAILFFIVGLLFNPFLVLIAFFIFFGAYGENQMVKQYSILEGHIAKEATLTNITLLNLTTKLEEVIELVLTSSEKDFVVFDNQQVEGVLYQKKIIENAQSRSLLVGDILDKSVGFIDADTPITEVLERMQKEKNNFFPVTENGEIIGAIDRSNISEFILLKST, encoded by the coding sequence ATGAAGGGGTTCTTGGAATTAGGTAAGATTTTAGGTATAAAAATTGAGATACATTGGACGTTCGCCTTGTTGCTCATATGGATTGGATTGGTAGAGTTTGAAAATAGCGGCAACCTTGAAAAAGTTATTATAAGTCAAGGTTTAATTTTGGTCCTTATGGCTTGTGTAGTGCTCCATGAACTAGGTCATGCCTTTATGGCCAGAAAATTTAATATAAAAACAAATTCTATTATTTTATTACCTATAGGTGGTGTGGCAACCTTAGATGAAATACCAAAAAAACCTAAACAAGAGTTGTTAATTGCCTTAGCAGGACCAACTGTTAACATAATCATTACTCTCATATTGGCTCTGGTAATTCCTTTACGAAGCTACTTTAACTTTGATACTGTTCTAATTGATGAACAGCTTTATGAACCTACGTTTCAAAATTTATTGTTTTACCTATTCATTGCAAACCTAATGTTGGTAATCTTTAATTTAATACCTGCTTTTCCAATGGATGGCGGTCGCGTACTCAGAGCACTTTTATCTTTTAGATTAAGTCGTGTAGAAGCTACTAATATAGCTTCGGGTATTGCACAGGGGTTGGCCATTTTATTTTTTATTGTTGGGTTATTATTTAATCCGTTTTTAGTATTGATTGCTTTTTTTATTTTTTTCGGGGCCTACGGTGAAAATCAAATGGTAAAGCAGTATTCTATTTTAGAGGGGCATATTGCAAAAGAAGCTACGCTGACCAATATTACTTTATTGAATTTAACTACAAAACTCGAAGAGGTCATAGAGCTGGTTTTAACTAGTTCTGAAAAGGATTTTGTGGTTTTCGATAATCAACAAGTAGAAGGTGTACTATATCAGAAAAAAATTATAGAAAATGCACAATCAAGATCTCTTTTAGTGGGCGATATTCTAGATAAGTCAGTTGGTTTTATTGACGCAGACACCCCAATTACGGAGGTTTTGGAACGTATGCAAAAAGAAAAGAATAATTTCTTTCCAGTTACCGAAAATGGTGAAATCATTGGTGCTATAGACAGGTCTAATATTAGCGAGTTTATTCTTTTAAAAAGTACTTAA